The Veillonellaceae bacterium nucleotide sequence AACAAATTGCTGCCAAAATCCTCTCCCCGGCTGAACCATGTATAGCTTCAGACAGACTGAGAATACCTACAAATATGCTAAGAAACCTGACCAATGGCCAGGTTTTAAAAATAAATTATTACTTTTTCCCAACAACTGCGCAGTATATTGCAAAATGGCTTTGTCCATCAATACCTAATGCATTGTTTAGCGCCTCGTCATCAAAAGCTGCGATTGCACAGGTGCCGCAGCCAATCGACTCGCTTGTCAGATAAAGATTTTGACAGACATGGCCAGCATCAAGATGCAAATAACGATAACCGCGGTCGCCGTATTTCCAAGTCATTCTTTCAGTTACCGCCGTCCAAATAAAAGTGACGGCGCTTAACTTTATTGACGGTTGCTTTAAGCAAGCAGCAAAGATTTCATCAGATATCTCTTTCGTCAACTTCACCGGCAGAAGCTTATGTTCGAGCGCCAAGAAACGATATAAGCCAGGCTCGAGGTCTTCCACATTATTCACCAATAAATAGGTCTCAAAAGCGTGGCAAGCCCCTGCCGACGGTACAGTCCGAAATGTTGCTTTATCACCCATTATGCCCTTAACACCCTGAGTGCACCATAGCAAATATGAAAGTTCAGGCAATGTAACCTTCCGTCCGGAAAACTGTCGTGTGCTTGTCCGCAGTTCAATAAACTCCAGCAAGTTTAAATTAATTTCCGGAAATGTCTCAGGGTCCGGCAAGTCAATCAGCGGCAGAGTATTATCATATTCAAGCTGAAGACGCGGCTGAGGTATTCCCTGTTCCTTCCCTGAAGCGTCAAGATATTTATACTGCGTTAACTGCATAAAGTGTTGTCCAATAGTTTTTTCCATATTACTTCCTCCTTTCCTGTAATTCAGTTAATAATTCACTTGGCGTAATATTATGATACGACAGCAGTACCAGACAGTGGTACCAGAGATCAGCCATTTCATATAAGATTTCTGCTTTATTATTGTTCTTTGAAGCTATAATTGTCTCAGCCGACTCTTCACCAACCTTTTTTAGAATCTTATCCTGCCCCTTAGTAAAAAGATAGGTGGTGTACGACCCCTCTTTGGGGTTTTGTTTGCGATCGGCTATAACATCATACAGTTCGTGAAGAATGGCAGCTGCTGACTGCCCGTAAACCTTGCTTACATCAACTATCTTATCAGCACTAATGTCTGTCTCAGCAATTTTTCGGCTAAAGCAGGAAAAAGTCCCTTCATGGCAGGCGGCTCCAGTCTGGTCAACCTTTACCAAAATTGCATCGGCATCACAATCGTAGTAAATTTCTTGAACCTTTTGCACATGGCCCGATGTTTCGCCCTTTTGCCATAATCTTGCCCGGCTGCGGCTGTAAAACCAAGTGACCTTCGTTTCAACTGTCTTTTTTAGGGCTTCTTGATTCATATATGCCAACATTAAAACAGTATTCGTTCTAGCGTCTTGAATTATAGCCGGTACAAGCCCTTGCTTATCAAATTTTATTTGTTCTATGTTCACAGTCTCACCTCTACGTTGCGGGACTTGAGATATTCCTTTACCTGTCTGACAGTAAACTTCCCATAATGAAATACCGAAGCAGCCAAAACCGCATCGGCCTTACCCGCCGTAAGCACATCATAAAAATGGTGAAGTTCTCCGGCACCACCTGAAGCAATAACCGGAACGTCAACTGCCTCCGACACCGCACGCGTCAAAGCAATATCATAACCGTCTTTTGTTCCGTCTTTATCCATACTGGTTAAGAGAATTTCCCCGGCTCCAAGATAGGTCGCCTTTTTTGCCCACTCAATTACATCAAGTCCGGTCGGTGTTCGCCCGCCGTTTATATATACTTCCCATTTGTTATCCCCAGCATGCCTTGCATCAACTGCCAGAACAATGCATTGACGCCCAAACACTTTAGCGCCTTCTGCTAGCAGTTCCGGGTTCTTTACGGCAGCTGTATTAAGTGACACCTTATCGGCTCCGGCTTTTAGTATTGTCCGGATATCATCGAGGGCACGGATGCCACCGCCCACAGTGAATGGAATAAATACTTGGGCCGCCGTCTCCTCGACCACCTGAACTATAGTCTTGCGTTCCTCGCAGGAGGCTGTTATATCTAAAAAAACAAGCTCATCAGCAATTTCTTTGTCATACACCGACGCAAGTTCAACCGGGTCGCCGGCGTCCCTGAGACCTATAAAGTTTGTCCCTTTTACTACACGTCCGTCCTTAACATCAAGACAAGGGATAATCCGCTTGGTATACATTTAATCACTCTCCCCGTGCAACCATAATGGCCTCCGTTAGGTTAAGGCTACCGGTATATATAGCTTTACCAACAATAACGCCTTCAACGCCGTCGTTTGCCGCAGCCTTGACAGCATAAATATCGTCCAAACAACTGACCCCGCCCGAGGCAATAACCTTTATTCCGGCAGTTCTTGCCAAAGTTCCGGTCGCAGCAATATTAACGCCTGCCAACGTGCCGTCGCGAGAAATATCAGTATAAATAATTCGCTCAACGCCAACATCGGCCATTTTCTTTGCTAGTTCCTCGGCTTGAATACCGCCGCTGACACCCCAACCGTCAACAGCTACCTGCCCCTCTCTGGCGTCGATGCCAACAACTATCTTAGCGCCATGTAACCGGCAAGCCTGCTCAACCAGTTCAGGCTTACGGACTGCTACCGAACCAACAATCACTCTGTTGACGCCCGTCTGTAAAACCTCTTCAATATTTTCAAGGGTTCGTATACCGCCCCCTAATTGTATCGGTATATTAACTGATTTAACAATGTCCTTTACTATGTCTAAATTAACCGACTTGCCTGCTAATGCACCATCTAAGTCTACAACATGCAAAAACTCCGCGCCTTGCGCTGCCCACTTTTCGGCCATATCGACCGGATTATCGGCGAAAACGGTTTCCTGATCAAAACGGCCCTCAGTTAGCCTCACGCATTTACCGCCGCGGATATCAATTGCAGGAAATATAATCATAGTTTCAGCTCCTTGAAGTTGGCAAGAATCTTAAGACCTACACTGCTTGATTTTTCCGGATGAAATTGCACGGCTTGGACGTTGCCATATCCAACCGCAGCTGTAACTGTACCGCCATAATTAGCCACAGCAGTGATAATTCCCGGGGCTTTTGGTACTGCGTGATAACTATGCACAAAATATACATATGAATTTGCCGGCATCCCAGCAAAGAGCCGGCTATTAGCTTGAAACTTCAGACTATTCCAGCCCATATGTGGAATCTTAAAGCCCGGCGCCTCAATTTTTCGGACCACTCCGGGAAAAATTTTTAGTCCCTCAACTTCGGGATCCTCTTCACTGCTCTCAAATAATAGCTGCAAACCAAGACAGATTCCCAGAAAAGGAGTACCCCGCTTTATAATATGCCGTATAACTTCTACCAGTTTATAGTCTACGAGGTTTTTCATGCAGTCGCCGAAAGCTCCAACGCCTGGCAAAATTACCTTTTCAGCATTTTCTATTACAGAAGCATCACTGGTTATTACCGTCTCAGCGCCTAGCATGGTAAACGCTTTATGAACACTGTAAAGATTGCCCATACCATAATCAATAATCGCAATCATCTTTTTCAACTCCTTACAGCATTCCTTTAGTCGACATTACACCATTAATCCGAGCATCTAGCCGTGTTGCCTCATCAAGCGCTCTTCCCAGTGCCTTAAACAGAGCTTCCACAATATGATGAGCGTTTTTCCCGGCCAGCATTTTTACATGCAGTGTTAAACCGGCATTATTAGCAAGTGCCCGAAGAAATTCCTCGGTCATTTCACAATCATAATTACCAATGCGATCAGTCTGTACTTCTACGTCATAGACCAAGAACGAACGTCCGCTTATATCTAACGACACCATTACAAGCGCCTCATCCATGGGTACAAACGCTGTTCCATAACGTCTAATGCCAGTCTTATCACCCAGTGCTTTCTTAATCACCTGGCCTAAGACAATTCCCGCATCTTCTATAGTGTGATGGCAGTCAACAAATAAATCTCCATCAGCTTTTAGCTTTAAATCAAACAATCCATGCTTAGCCAGCAATATAAGCATATGATCAAAGAAACCAACACCTGTGCTGATTTCGGCTTTGCCTGATCCGTCGATATTCACTACTGCGGAAATAGCGGTTTCAGCTGTTTTTCTTGACAGCTCGGCAGTTCGCATCCCACTTACCCTCTTTCCATATAAGCTTTTACAGTCTTGATTAATATATCGTTTTCAACCGGAGTGCCGACGGATATTCGTATGCAGTCAGCAAGCTCAGCAGATGAGCTGAAATCCCTTACACCTATTCCCTTATCGGCTAGGTAAGAATTTAGTTCCTTGGCGCGGCAAGTTCTAATCAATATAAAATTAGCTTCCGACGGATAAACATCTATGCCCGGAACCGCCTGTAACGCCTCAGCCATACGATTGCGTTCAGTAATTGTCTGCTGAATGCCTGTGGAAAATTCATCACGCATTTGATAGACAACCTCAGCCGCCGCAAGTGATAAAGCATTAACATGATACGGCATCATTACTTTGCCAACCGCCGCAGTCAGTTCAGGCGAAGCCAGCATATAGCCGACGCGAGCCGACGCCAGACCGTAGGCCTTTGAAAAAGTTCTGGTGACAATTAAGTTCTTATAGTCAGCTAAAAGTCCGACGGCTGATTTTCCGTAAAATTCATAATAGGCTTCATCAACAACGACAGGGCAATCTGCCCGGTTTAGGATGTATTCGATATCTTCCGGCGGCATAACATTACCAGTAGGATTATTAGGGTTGCATAGCATAATAAGACTGGCTTTTGAAGTTCGGGCGGCTTCGACAACTTTATCGCGGTCTAATGAAAAATCAGCATTGAGCGGCACCTGCACCGCCTTGCTGTCAGCCATTTTAACATAGATGCCATACATCGAAAATGATGGCGTCGGGTATACAATGCTATTCGCTGATCCGCCCAGTGCATGGCAAAGAGCCAGCAATATTTCACTTGAGCCGCTGCCGATTATAACATGATCGATTGTTAAGCTGAATTCGCGGGCAATTTGTTCCCGAAGTCCAATCATCCCCATCTCAGGATAACGGTTAAACGCCAGAAATGACAGCTTGCTTATTACCTTCTCCTGCACTAGCGGCGGCAAATTCACCGGACTTTCATTTGCATCCAGTTTAATATCCCATTCTTTTTCCTCAACTGTATATGTCGGTAGCGTTTCTAGCCCTGCTCGAAATTTCCACATATTATCCCCTCACTCTTATTGCATTGGCGTGTGCTGTCAGCCCTTCAGCTTCAGCTAGTTTAATAATATCTGAGCTTGCCTGAAACAGGGCTTTTTGAGTATACGCAATAATACTTGTCTTTTTCATAAATGTTTCAACATTTAATACCGAATAAAAGCGAGCCGTGCCGCCAGTCGGCAAAACGTGGTTCGGACCGGCATAATAATCACCCAATGGTTCCGGGGAGTATGGTCCTAAGAAGACCGCGCCAGCATTACGAACATACGGTAGCATGGTCATCGGCTCAGCGGTCAGTATTTCCAAATGTTCAGGTGCTGATATATTGGCAAGTTCCATAGCTTCCATAATATTTTGGGTAACAATTATCAGTCCATTCCTATCAAGCGCCGCTGCCGCTATTTCCCGCCGCGGCAGTTTAGCCAACTGAGCGTGCACTTCAACTTCAATACTTTTGGCCAGTTCAGCGCTATCGGTTATTACAATGCTAGAAGCCAAAACATCATGTTCGGCCTGACTTAACATATCCGCCGCAACATAACTCGGATTCGCAGTACTATCAGCTACTATTAAGATTTCGCTTGGCCCGGCTAGCATATCAATATCGCAGCAGCCGTAAACGGCCTTTTTGGCCAAAGTAACAAAAATATTGCCTGGTCCGGTAATTTTATCCACGCGGGGGACGTTTGCCGTCCCAAATGCTAACGCGGCAATAGCTTGGGCGCCGCCGATCTTAAAGATTCTCGCAACACCGGCGATTTTTGCTGCGGCCAGAACGTACGGATTTACACTTCCATCACGCGACGGAGGAACAACCATGATAATTTCCTTCACCCCGGCTACATCGGCTGGAATAGCATTCATAAGCACCGAAGACGGGTAACTAGCAGTACCGCCTGGTACATAAATTCCAACCCGATCAAGCGGGATACAGCTTTGCCCAAGTATTGAACCATGATCGCGATAGGTTAGCCAGGATTTGGGCACCTGTTCTTCATGAAAGCGACGAACGTTCGCCGCAGCTCGTTCGAGAGCTCTTAATATATGCGGATCGGCATTTTTAACAGCTTCATTAATTTCAAACTGAGTTACTTCTATAGTCTTCGCTGTAAGGGCGACTCCATCAAAGATTTCGGTATAGGAGAATACTGCCTCATCACCCTTCTCCCGTACATCGCCGACAATTCTATCGACAACCTCGGCAGCTGTAAGTTCGGCACCGAAAGTGGTTTTAATCCTAGCTTTTGCACCTTCTCCCAAAGGTACTTTATCAAAGGAAGGCTTAGCCAACAGAGTTCTTATTTCTTCAATAGTTAATTCACTAGTAAATACGGTTCTCATATACCGCCCTCGCTTTCCATAAGCAGCTTAAGATCCTCAGCCATCTTATTTATGCGGTCAAATTTCATCTTAAAGCTTACGCGATTTGCTATAAACCGAGCTGTAGCCGGGTGGATTTGAGCTACCTCGATAAGCTGATTCTCTTTCAAGGTCCGGCCGGTTTCTACTATATCAACAATCATTTCAGCTAGGCCAACCATTGGGGCCAGTTCAATTGAGCCGTTAAGCTTAATAATTTCCATCTGAATTCCCAGGCTATTAAAGAAACGTTCAGCAATCTTAGGATATTTTGTAGCAACCCGCATGTGTGCATAATCGCTTATTTTTTCTTGTTTCAAGGCTTGCGGCACTGCAACCATAAGGCGGCAAAAGCCGAACTTTAGATCAAGTAGTTCATATACATCTTTGCCTTCTTCCAGCAAAACATCTTTACCGATTATACCAACGTCGGCTGCACCGTATTCAACATAGGTCGGCAAATCAGCTGTCTTAGTTATGATAAAACGGATTTTTTCCTGTTCGTTCGTAATAACTAATTTTCGAGATTTCTCACTCAAACCTTCAGCGGTATAGCCGATATCATTCAGCATTTTAGCCGAGGGTGCAAATAACTTGCCTTTTGGCAGTGCAATGGTTAAATAATTTAAATCGCTTGATGTCATACGGCCTCTCACAACCCTTTAGTTATTTAAAGTATTAATATATTGAATATAGTAACACTATCATAAATATTCGTCAAGCAACATTGTAGGATTTTTTATGAATACGTAGAAGTATTTAACAAAATACTATTGGTGAAGAAGGGGGACTATTTCTGTGCCCACATTAAATATTGTTGTACTTAATAAACTTGCCGAGCGCCATCTTACCGCAATAAAAAATATAGTACCGCTTAGCAATATCATTACTGTCGAACAAGAAGATGCTGTCAACTACATTGCTGATTGCGACATTCTCGTCGCATGGGGGTGGATGGATATTCGCCCGCTGTTAAGCAGTGCGCCCAACTTAAAATGGATACACTCACTTAGCGCCGGTGTCGAAAATATGATAACACCAGAGCTCCAGTCCGCCGCTGCAATCCTCACAAATTCTAAGGGCATTCACGGCATTCCGGTTTCAGAGCATGTTCTCGCCTTAATGCTGGCCTTTAGCCGCGGTTTAAATTATTTTGTCCGCCACCAAATCGATAAGCAATGGAAACGCGCTCATGTAGATGAAATTCACGGTAAAACAATCGGCATCGTTGGTCTTGGCAGTATCGGACGGGAAATCGCCAAAAAAGCCAAAGGTCTTGGAATGGATGTAGTCGCCGTTAAAAGGCAGCCTACTACCGAGCTGTTTGTTGATAAATTGTTTGCTCCCGAGGCTTTAGATGAAATGCTGTCAGTTTCAGATTTTGTCGTTGCCGCACTGCCGCTCCTGCCTGATACCAAGGAATATTTTAAACTCGAACAATTTGCCGCTATGAAAAAATCGGCCTACTTTATTAACATTGCCCGCGGCGGTATCGTACGTGAAGCCGATCTAATTACAGCTCTGAAGGACGGCTTGATTAAAGGCGCCGGGCTGGACGTATTCGAACACGAACCGCTCAGCGAAGACTCACCGCTCTGGGATATGCCGAATGTTATTCTTACCCCGCATCTAGCTGCCCTCTCACCGTATTATCTTGATAGGGCTGTTAAATTATTCGCCGAAAATCTTGGACGTTTTGCCAAAAACGACGAAATGCAAAATTTGATTGATAAAATAAAGGGCTACTAAGTTAGTGCATGTTGTCGGCCATCTTAAGTATACGAAGCTCCGGCGGATCGGTATCCGCCGGAGCTTTATGGTGTATGCCCACAATTTCAACAACCCGCGGATCCTCGTTAATAGCACTCAACAGAGCGGCGCTTCGCTCAGGATGATGAAAGTATATATAAAAAGCGTGGCGCATATTATTTAGTATAGTGCCCTTCCCTGCTCTACCCCACTGTTTAGCCCATTTACCGTTAAGCTTATGCGCAATAACAGTCAGTATTTTATCAATAGTGCTGACATCACCTTTTACTTTACCAACGTCATGCAGCAGCGCGCTTTTAATTAATATCGTGCTGTTAATCTGCGGCTGCCCCAAAGCAAGTTTAAGTGCTGAATAGGCAACATTGAGCGCGTGTCTTTGATCCGGCAAATTCATGCCCCAAAATAGTTTTTGTTCCCGCTCATTAAGATGTTTGGCAATAAAAATTCGGTCTTTGTCTGTTATCTTAGCAGTAAGCGCCGCAGCAACTTGCTTCACTCGATTTAGCATTAATTTAATCACCTATATAAACTAGTTTCCCATAACCCTTAGAAACTTGCATTGAGGCCGCTTCAGCCTGCGATTGGGGAATTAGAGCTAGTTCAACAATCTTACCGCCCCGCCTCTGTTCTTCGGCATAAGCTATAGCCTCCTTAAGCATACCCTCGCTCCACCCAATATAAATATCTTTTGAATCCGGAGACATAGCTATACCTTGGCGCTCCATAGCGAGCATAATTCTTTCTATTCCTAAAGCAAAGCCTGTTGCCGGCCAGTCAGCACCAAACGATCCGGCCATTCTATCATATCGGCCGCCCCCGCATAAAGGAAATCCTAAACCTGGCGTATATCCCTCAAAAACCATTCCAGTATAGTATTCAAAATTACGAATAATTCCTAAATCAAAATTTACATATTTTCCTACTCCGTAATTTTTTAAGATACTGTATATTTCACTAAGGTTATCAAGCGCCTTCCGGCTGGTTTCATTAGTAATCATGCTATAAGATTGGCTTAGCATATCTTCACGTCCATGAAGAACGGGTACTTGCTTAAGCAATTTTTGGGCGGCAGGGCAGAGCCCGCTATTGCTCAGAATTTCACCTAATCCAACTAAGTCGCGATTAACCAAGGCTTGTTTAACAGCCTGGCGCTGAGCCGACGTTAGTTGATATTCATTCATAATACCATTGATAAACTCGACTTGCCCTAAACTAACCTGAAAATTAGTCAGTCCGGCCTCAAGCATCGCCTCGATAGCAAGAGCTATAACTTCGGCATCGGCTGTGGCCTCCGAACGGCCTAATAATTCTACGCCGGCCTGGTAAAATTCGCATTGACGCCCAGCTTGCGCTTCCTCATACCGAAAAACATTTGTTAAGTAAAAGATTTTTAACGGCAGAGTATTCTCCCGCAGCCTAGTTGCGGCTACTCGGACGATTGGTGTAGTCATATCCGGTCTGAGCGCTAATATGCGATTGTTTTTATCAAGAAATTTAAACATATTATTCTGAAGGTCACCGGAGCTCCCCACCGTTAACGTTTCCAAATATTCAAAAGTCGGTGTGACAACTTCGTCGTAGCCCCAACCGGCAAAAAGCTTACTAAATGAAGCTTCAATATTACGCTTGCGGTTAGCATCCCGTGGTAACAGATCTCTTGTCCCGTAAGGAATTTTTGGTACAAATGCTTCATTGTTCATTAATGTTCCAACCTTTCTGTTCTTTCAGCAGTAGTCTTAAGGCTGCTGATCTCCCAAGCGTTCTAAAACAATCTTATAACCGTCCGCACCATAATGTAGGCACCTTTTGACACGACTGATGGTTGCAGTACTGGCTCCCGTCCTGGCAACAATATCATCATAAGTATGACCAAATTTTAGCATGCGGGCTACTTCCAACCGTTGGGCTAATGCCTTTAATTCACTGATTGTACAAATATCTTCAAAGAATTGATAGCATTCTTCCTCATTCTTCAACAATAAAATGGCCTTAGCCAGTTGATCGGTCAATGCATCCTTAAGCTTAGGATTAACAGACATGTCCATACGCTCCTTTTCAATAATGCCCTATATTGTTCTATCATTTCGTTCTAAATCTAATATTTTCCTGCTTTATTACTTTTATTCTTTAATTTGTGAAATCATAACTTTATTTTTAAAAACCCTTGACACCGCTTTTCTAATAGTGCTATTATTATTTCTATCAACTGAATACTGATTTACTTTCATCAAGAGTTGGCTGAGGGACTGGCCCAATGACGCCGCGGCAACCATTCGCTTTCATAAGCGAAAACGGTGCCAATTCCTACAGGATTAATCCTGGCAGATGAAGAGTAGCGTAGTCTATTATACGTTTCTTCATTTGTGAAGAAACGTTTTTCTATTCTTAGTTTAAGGATTGAAAGGAGCAATTATAAATGATTAAGTTGACCGGCATAAAAAAGGTTTATAAAGGCGCTAATGGTCCTGTTCCGGCGCTAGACGGAGTTAATCTCAATATTAACCAAGGTGAAATTTTCGGCGTTATCGGTAAAAGCGGCGCCGGTAAAAGCACTTTGATCAGATGTATAAATATGCTAGAGCGTCCTACCGAAGGCAGCGTTATCGTCGACGGTCAAAACCTTGTTGAAATGTCTGAGCAAAAACTACGTGACGCCCGCAAAAAGATTGGAATGATTTTCCAACACTTTAATCTCCTCTCTTCAAGGACTGTATTTGATAATGTTGCGTTCCCCCTTGAGCTGGCCGGAGCAAGCAAAGAAACTATCCAAAAAGAAGTAAACCATCTGCTTGACTTAGTTGGTCTGGCTGATAAAAGAGACCAGTATCCAGCACAACTAAGCGGCGGTCAAAAACAGCGGGTCGGCATCGCCCGGGCGCTGGCCAATAATCCGAAAGTATTGCTTTGCGATGAAGCAACATCGGCCCTAGATCCTCAGACAACAAAGTCTATCCTCAAACTGTTAAAAAACATAAATCAAAAACTAAATCTTACTATTGTTCTTATAACTCATGAGATGAATGTTATTAAAGAAATTTGTGACAGGGTAGCTGTTATCGAAAATGGCGGTATTATTGAGCAAGGCAATGTAATCGATATCTTTACCAAGCCGCAGGCAGATACAACCCGGGAGTTTATCAGCTCAATTATTAATCACGACTTGCCGGATATCCTGGCAGATATATCTTTTTCACCGGTACCTTTGCCTGAAAGTAATTTGGTTCTGCGGATTTCCTTCTTTGGTCATTCTACCGAAGAGCCGATTATCGCAAGCATGATTCGCCGCTTCAATGTGGACGCCAGTATCCTGTACGGCAATATAGACCATATTCAGAATACTCCGTTTGGCACCTTAATAATTGAATTATCCGGCTCACAAAACAGTATTCAAAATGCTTTGAACTATTTGCAGACCCGAGAATTAGGAATAGAGGTGATTGGTTATGTCGCAAGAGATAATCGTGTTGCTGGGTAACGCTCTTTGGGAAACAACTTATATGGTAGCCGCATCAACAATTATTTCAATAATCCTGGGAGTTCCGTTAGGCGTTATTCTGGTTACAACTGATAAAGGGCATATCTTGGAAAACATACCGTTTAACCGTATCTTGGGATCTATCGTTAACGCGACCCGCTCAACACCGTTTATCATTTTGATGGTTGCAATAATTCCATTAACCCGTTTAATTGTAGGAACATCTATCGGAACAGAAGCAGCCATCGTTCCT carries:
- a CDS encoding SagB/ThcOx family dehydrogenase encodes the protein MEKTIGQHFMQLTQYKYLDASGKEQGIPQPRLQLEYDNTLPLIDLPDPETFPEINLNLLEFIELRTSTRQFSGRKVTLPELSYLLWCTQGVKGIMGDKATFRTVPSAGACHAFETYLLVNNVEDLEPGLYRFLALEHKLLPVKLTKEISDEIFAACLKQPSIKLSAVTFIWTAVTERMTWKYGDRGYRYLHLDAGHVCQNLYLTSESIGCGTCAIAAFDDEALNNALGIDGQSHFAIYCAVVGKK
- a CDS encoding bifunctional phosphoribosyl-AMP cyclohydrolase/phosphoribosyl-ATP diphosphatase HisIE, giving the protein MNIEQIKFDKQGLVPAIIQDARTNTVLMLAYMNQEALKKTVETKVTWFYSRSRARLWQKGETSGHVQKVQEIYYDCDADAILVKVDQTGAACHEGTFSCFSRKIAETDISADKIVDVSKVYGQSAAAILHELYDVIADRKQNPKEGSYTTYLFTKGQDKILKKVGEESAETIIASKNNNKAEILYEMADLWYHCLVLLSYHNITPSELLTELQERRK
- the hisF gene encoding imidazole glycerol phosphate synthase subunit HisF — encoded protein: MYTKRIIPCLDVKDGRVVKGTNFIGLRDAGDPVELASVYDKEIADELVFLDITASCEERKTIVQVVEETAAQVFIPFTVGGGIRALDDIRTILKAGADKVSLNTAAVKNPELLAEGAKVFGRQCIVLAVDARHAGDNKWEVYINGGRTPTGLDVIEWAKKATYLGAGEILLTSMDKDGTKDGYDIALTRAVSEAVDVPVIASGGAGELHHFYDVLTAGKADAVLAASVFHYGKFTVRQVKEYLKSRNVEVRL
- the hisA gene encoding 1-(5-phosphoribosyl)-5-[(5-phosphoribosylamino)methylideneamino]imidazole-4-carboxamide isomerase, which encodes MIIFPAIDIRGGKCVRLTEGRFDQETVFADNPVDMAEKWAAQGAEFLHVVDLDGALAGKSVNLDIVKDIVKSVNIPIQLGGGIRTLENIEEVLQTGVNRVIVGSVAVRKPELVEQACRLHGAKIVVGIDAREGQVAVDGWGVSGGIQAEELAKKMADVGVERIIYTDISRDGTLAGVNIAATGTLARTAGIKVIASGGVSCLDDIYAVKAAANDGVEGVIVGKAIYTGSLNLTEAIMVARGE
- the hisH gene encoding imidazole glycerol phosphate synthase subunit HisH; amino-acid sequence: MIAIIDYGMGNLYSVHKAFTMLGAETVITSDASVIENAEKVILPGVGAFGDCMKNLVDYKLVEVIRHIIKRGTPFLGICLGLQLLFESSEEDPEVEGLKIFPGVVRKIEAPGFKIPHMGWNSLKFQANSRLFAGMPANSYVYFVHSYHAVPKAPGIITAVANYGGTVTAAVGYGNVQAVQFHPEKSSSVGLKILANFKELKL
- the hisB gene encoding imidazoleglycerol-phosphate dehydratase HisB, which encodes MRTAELSRKTAETAISAVVNIDGSGKAEISTGVGFFDHMLILLAKHGLFDLKLKADGDLFVDCHHTIEDAGIVLGQVIKKALGDKTGIRRYGTAFVPMDEALVMVSLDISGRSFLVYDVEVQTDRIGNYDCEMTEEFLRALANNAGLTLHVKMLAGKNAHHIVEALFKALGRALDEATRLDARINGVMSTKGML
- the hisC gene encoding histidinol-phosphate transaminase; the protein is MWKFRAGLETLPTYTVEEKEWDIKLDANESPVNLPPLVQEKVISKLSFLAFNRYPEMGMIGLREQIAREFSLTIDHVIIGSGSSEILLALCHALGGSANSIVYPTPSFSMYGIYVKMADSKAVQVPLNADFSLDRDKVVEAARTSKASLIMLCNPNNPTGNVMPPEDIEYILNRADCPVVVDEAYYEFYGKSAVGLLADYKNLIVTRTFSKAYGLASARVGYMLASPELTAAVGKVMMPYHVNALSLAAAEVVYQMRDEFSTGIQQTITERNRMAEALQAVPGIDVYPSEANFILIRTCRAKELNSYLADKGIGVRDFSSSAELADCIRISVGTPVENDILIKTVKAYMERG
- the hisD gene encoding histidinol dehydrogenase; translation: MRTVFTSELTIEEIRTLLAKPSFDKVPLGEGAKARIKTTFGAELTAAEVVDRIVGDVREKGDEAVFSYTEIFDGVALTAKTIEVTQFEINEAVKNADPHILRALERAAANVRRFHEEQVPKSWLTYRDHGSILGQSCIPLDRVGIYVPGGTASYPSSVLMNAIPADVAGVKEIIMVVPPSRDGSVNPYVLAAAKIAGVARIFKIGGAQAIAALAFGTANVPRVDKITGPGNIFVTLAKKAVYGCCDIDMLAGPSEILIVADSTANPSYVAADMLSQAEHDVLASSIVITDSAELAKSIEVEVHAQLAKLPRREIAAAALDRNGLIIVTQNIMEAMELANISAPEHLEILTAEPMTMLPYVRNAGAVFLGPYSPEPLGDYYAGPNHVLPTGGTARFYSVLNVETFMKKTSIIAYTQKALFQASSDIIKLAEAEGLTAHANAIRVRG
- a CDS encoding ATP phosphoribosyltransferase → MTSSDLNYLTIALPKGKLFAPSAKMLNDIGYTAEGLSEKSRKLVITNEQEKIRFIITKTADLPTYVEYGAADVGIIGKDVLLEEGKDVYELLDLKFGFCRLMVAVPQALKQEKISDYAHMRVATKYPKIAERFFNSLGIQMEIIKLNGSIELAPMVGLAEMIVDIVETGRTLKENQLIEVAQIHPATARFIANRVSFKMKFDRINKMAEDLKLLMESEGGI
- a CDS encoding D-2-hydroxyacid dehydrogenase, which codes for MPTLNIVVLNKLAERHLTAIKNIVPLSNIITVEQEDAVNYIADCDILVAWGWMDIRPLLSSAPNLKWIHSLSAGVENMITPELQSAAAILTNSKGIHGIPVSEHVLALMLAFSRGLNYFVRHQIDKQWKRAHVDEIHGKTIGIVGLGSIGREIAKKAKGLGMDVVAVKRQPTTELFVDKLFAPEALDEMLSVSDFVVAALPLLPDTKEYFKLEQFAAMKKSAYFINIARGGIVREADLITALKDGLIKGAGLDVFEHEPLSEDSPLWDMPNVILTPHLAALSPYYLDRAVKLFAENLGRFAKNDEMQNLIDKIKGY
- a CDS encoding HD domain-containing protein, producing MLNRVKQVAAALTAKITDKDRIFIAKHLNEREQKLFWGMNLPDQRHALNVAYSALKLALGQPQINSTILIKSALLHDVGKVKGDVSTIDKILTVIAHKLNGKWAKQWGRAGKGTILNNMRHAFYIYFHHPERSAALLSAINEDPRVVEIVGIHHKAPADTDPPELRILKMADNMH